The following are encoded together in the Blautia obeum ATCC 29174 genome:
- the dnaJ gene encoding molecular chaperone DnaJ: MADKRDYYEVLGVSKTASDSELKSAYRKLAKKYHPDVNPGDKEAEAKFKEATEAYSVLSDAEKRRQYDQFGHAAFEQGGGGAGGFGGFDFNGADMGDIFGDIFGDLFGGGGRRRANNGPMKGANLRARVNITFEEAVFGCDKELEIVLKDECTTCHGTGAKPGTQPTTCPKCNGEGQIVYTQQSMFGMVRNVQTCPECNGTGKIIKEKCTSCRGTGYTSSRKKIQVSIPAGIDNGQSIRIRDKGEPGTNGGPRGDLLVEVNVARHPIFQRQDMNIFSTAPLTYAQAALGGEIHINTVDGDVAYEVKPGTQTDTRIRLKGKGVPSLRNKNIRGDHYVTLVVQVPTKLNEEAKEALRKFDEACGNRPATEPKDGSEKSEKKKKSFMDKIKETFED, from the coding sequence ATGGCTGATAAAAGAGATTACTATGAGGTCCTGGGTGTCAGCAAGACTGCCAGTGATTCAGAATTAAAAAGCGCATATCGAAAATTAGCCAAGAAGTATCATCCAGATGTTAATCCGGGAGACAAAGAAGCAGAAGCTAAGTTCAAAGAAGCAACAGAGGCATACAGTGTCTTAAGTGATGCAGAAAAGAGACGCCAGTACGATCAGTTTGGTCATGCAGCGTTTGAACAGGGCGGCGGTGGTGCCGGCGGCTTTGGTGGATTTGATTTCAACGGTGCAGACATGGGAGATATCTTCGGGGATATTTTCGGAGATCTGTTTGGCGGCGGTGGAAGACGTCGTGCCAATAATGGACCGATGAAGGGTGCAAATTTACGCGCCCGTGTGAATATTACATTTGAAGAGGCAGTGTTTGGATGTGACAAGGAACTGGAGATCGTTCTGAAGGATGAATGTACGACCTGTCATGGAACTGGTGCAAAGCCGGGAACACAGCCGACTACCTGTCCGAAATGTAACGGAGAAGGTCAGATCGTCTATACACAGCAGTCTATGTTTGGCATGGTTCGAAATGTACAGACTTGTCCGGAATGTAATGGAACCGGTAAGATTATCAAAGAAAAATGTACTTCCTGCCGTGGAACAGGATATACTTCTTCCAGAAAGAAGATTCAGGTTTCTATTCCGGCCGGTATTGACAATGGACAGAGTATCCGTATCCGTGATAAAGGAGAACCTGGAACCAATGGTGGTCCGAGAGGTGATTTGCTCGTAGAAGTGAATGTAGCCCGTCATCCAATCTTCCAGAGACAGGATATGAATATCTTCTCCACAGCCCCGCTTACTTATGCGCAGGCAGCGCTAGGTGGAGAAATCCATATCAATACAGTTGATGGCGATGTGGCATACGAAGTGAAGCCGGGAACACAGACAGACACACGTATCCGTCTGAAGGGTAAAGGTGTACCGTCCCTGAGAAATAAGAATATTCGCGGTGATCACTATGTGACTTTGGTGGTACAGGTACCGACCAAGCTGAATGAAGAGGCAAAAGAAGCTCTTCGTAAGTTTGATGAGGCATGTGGAAACAGACCGGCCACTGAGCCAAAAGACGGATCTGAGAAATCAGAAAAGAAGAAAAAGAGTTTCATGGACAAAATCAAAGAGACTTTTGAGGATTAA
- the hrcA gene encoding heat-inducible transcriptional repressor HrcA, with protein MDEQLTDRKKRILKAIIKTYMETGEPVGSRTISKDADLNVSSATIRNEMSDLTDMGYIVQPHTSAGRIPSDKGYRLYVDELMREKEDEIAEIRNLMIEKTDKMEKVLKNVARVLASNTNYATMVSVPQYSGNKLKFIQLSRVNELQLVAVVVCEGNVIRNQIIDLDEEMDDETLLKLNLLLNTNLNGLPIQDINLGMIARLKEQAGIHSGLVARVLDAVAATIHVDEDDLEIYTSGATNFFKYPELSDKTKATELISTFEEKQQLVDLVKERMADDNTGVQVYIGDELPISTMKDCSVVTATYELGEGMHGTIGIVGPKRMDYENVVNSLKTLKVELDEVFKKNKSNQDS; from the coding sequence ATGGATGAACAATTGACAGATCGTAAGAAAAGAATTCTGAAAGCGATCATCAAGACATACATGGAAACGGGCGAACCGGTAGGATCCAGGACAATATCCAAGGATGCAGACCTGAATGTCAGCTCAGCAACGATCCGAAATGAAATGTCTGACCTGACAGACATGGGTTACATCGTTCAGCCACATACATCGGCAGGAAGAATCCCTTCTGATAAAGGCTATCGGCTTTATGTGGATGAATTGATGAGAGAAAAGGAAGATGAAATTGCAGAAATCCGTAATCTGATGATTGAGAAGACCGATAAAATGGAAAAAGTGCTTAAGAATGTAGCACGTGTCCTGGCTTCCAATACCAATTACGCGACGATGGTTTCAGTTCCTCAGTACAGCGGCAATAAATTGAAATTTATTCAGCTGTCCCGTGTCAATGAGCTGCAGTTAGTAGCTGTGGTTGTCTGCGAAGGAAATGTCATCCGTAATCAGATCATTGATCTGGATGAAGAAATGGATGATGAGACACTTCTGAAGTTGAACCTTCTTCTTAATACCAATCTGAATGGCCTGCCGATACAGGACATTAATCTGGGCATGATTGCCAGACTGAAAGAACAGGCAGGAATCCACAGTGGACTGGTAGCAAGAGTGTTGGATGCAGTTGCAGCAACCATTCATGTCGATGAAGACGATCTGGAAATCTATACGTCTGGTGCAACGAACTTCTTTAAATATCCGGAACTGTCGGATAAGACCAAAGCCACTGAGCTGATTTCTACTTTTGAAGAAAAACAGCAGTTGGTTGATTTGGTCAAGGAGCGGATGGCAGATGACAATACCGGTGTTCAGGTGTATATCGGAGATGAACTTCCGATTTCTACCATGAAAGATTGCAGTGTTGTTACTGCAACTTATGAACTGGGAGAGGGCATGCATGGAACAATCGGTATCGTAGGACCTAAACGAATGGATTATGAAAATGTAGTAAATAGTCTGAAGACTCTCAAGGTCGAACTCGATGAGGTATTCAAAAAAAATAAAAGTAATCAAGACAGTTAG
- the grpE gene encoding nucleotide exchange factor GrpE has product MSETNKKEAGVQEETEKDLPETEPVTEPVEESPEATAGTETTEETESAAEDDKESDKETKGKNSFFGKKKKDNKLEQQIEDLTDRLKRNMAEFDNFRKRTEKEKSSMYVIGAKDIIEKILPVVDNFERGLAQAPEDDPFAEGMQKIYKQFTTTMEGMGVEPIEAVGKEFNPDFHNAVMHVEDESVGENIVVEELQKGYTYKGFVVRHSMVKVAN; this is encoded by the coding sequence GTGTCAGAAACAAATAAAAAAGAAGCTGGCGTACAGGAAGAAACAGAGAAAGACCTTCCGGAAACAGAACCTGTTACAGAACCAGTAGAAGAATCGCCGGAGGCAACCGCAGGAACGGAAACCACAGAGGAAACCGAGAGTGCAGCTGAAGACGATAAGGAATCTGATAAAGAAACCAAAGGAAAAAATTCTTTCTTTGGCAAAAAGAAAAAAGACAATAAGCTGGAACAGCAGATTGAAGATCTGACTGACAGGCTGAAGCGTAACATGGCTGAGTTTGATAACTTCCGTAAACGTACGGAAAAAGAAAAATCCAGCATGTATGTGATCGGAGCAAAGGATATCATCGAGAAGATCCTTCCGGTTGTAGATAACTTTGAAAGAGGCCTTGCACAGGCTCCGGAAGATGATCCATTTGCAGAGGGAATGCAGAAGATCTACAAACAGTTTACCACTACAATGGAAGGCATGGGAGTAGAACCGATCGAAGCTGTTGGAAAAGAATTTAATCCGGATTTCCACAATGCAGTGATGCATGTGGAGGATGAATCTGTTGGAGAAAATATTGTTGTGGAGGAGCTTCAGAAAGGATACACCTACAAGGGATTTGTAGTCCGCCACAGCATGGTAAAAGTTGCAAACTGA
- the dnaK gene encoding molecular chaperone DnaK — MGKIIGIDLGTTNSCVAVMEGGQPTVIANTEGARTTPSVVAFTKTGERLVGEPAKRQAVTNAERTISSIKREMGTDYRVTIDDKKYSPQEISAMILQKLKKDAEGYLGESVTEAVITVPAYFNDAQRQATKDAGKIAGLDVKRIINEPTAAALAYGLDNEKEQKIMVYDLGGGTFDVSVIEIGDGVIEVLSTAGNNRLGGDDFDQKVTDWMIEEFKKAEGVDLSADKMALQRLKEAAEKAKKELSSATTTNINLPFITATAEGPKHFDMNLTRAKFDELTHDLVEKTAEPVRRALSDAGITASELGQVLLVGGSTRIPAVQDKVKQLTGKEPSKSLNPDECVALGASVQGGKLAGDAGAGDILLLDVTPLSLSIETMGGIATRLIERNTTIPTKKSQIFSTAADNQTAVDINVVQGERQFAKDNKSLGQFRLDGIPPARRGVPQIEVTFDIDANGIVNVSAKDLGTGKEQHITITAGSNMSDSEIDKAVKEAAEFEAQDKKRKEGIDTRNNADSMVFQVENALKEAGDKIDANDKAAVETDLNALKDLLAQTANAEMTDAQIADIKAAQEKMMESAQKLFAKMYEQTQQAGGQAGPNPGAGAGAGAAQGGNEAGYGDDVVDADYKEV, encoded by the coding sequence ATGGGAAAAATCATTGGTATTGACTTAGGTACAACAAACAGTTGTGTAGCTGTAATGGAAGGTGGACAGCCAACCGTTATTGCAAATACAGAAGGAGCAAGAACTACACCGTCTGTAGTTGCTTTCACAAAAACAGGAGAACGTCTGGTAGGTGAGCCTGCAAAACGTCAGGCAGTAACAAATGCAGAGAGAACAATCTCTTCCATCAAGAGAGAGATGGGTACCGATTATCGTGTAACAATCGATGACAAGAAATACTCTCCGCAGGAAATTTCCGCGATGATCCTTCAGAAACTGAAAAAAGATGCAGAAGGATATCTTGGAGAAAGCGTAACAGAAGCTGTTATCACAGTTCCGGCTTACTTCAATGATGCTCAGCGTCAGGCAACAAAGGATGCCGGTAAGATTGCAGGTCTTGATGTAAAACGTATCATCAACGAGCCTACAGCAGCAGCTCTTGCATATGGACTTGACAACGAAAAAGAACAGAAAATCATGGTTTACGACTTAGGTGGTGGTACATTCGATGTATCTGTTATCGAGATCGGTGATGGTGTTATCGAAGTTCTTTCCACAGCTGGTAACAATCGTCTTGGCGGTGATGACTTTGACCAGAAAGTTACAGACTGGATGATCGAAGAATTCAAGAAAGCAGAAGGCGTAGACTTAAGTGCTGATAAGATGGCTCTTCAGAGACTGAAAGAAGCAGCTGAAAAAGCTAAAAAAGAACTTTCTTCCGCAACAACAACAAACATCAACCTTCCGTTCATTACTGCAACAGCAGAAGGACCGAAGCATTTTGATATGAACCTTACAAGAGCTAAATTTGATGAGCTGACACATGATCTGGTAGAAAAGACAGCAGAACCGGTTCGCCGTGCACTGTCAGATGCAGGTATCACAGCTTCTGAGCTTGGCCAGGTACTTTTGGTAGGTGGATCTACACGTATCCCAGCAGTACAGGACAAAGTAAAACAGCTCACAGGTAAAGAACCAAGCAAATCTCTGAACCCGGATGAATGTGTTGCACTTGGTGCTTCCGTACAGGGTGGAAAACTTGCTGGTGATGCAGGTGCCGGTGACATTCTTCTTCTGGATGTTACTCCACTGTCACTGTCTATCGAGACAATGGGTGGTATCGCAACTCGTCTGATCGAGAGAAATACTACAATCCCGACAAAGAAGAGCCAGATCTTTTCTACAGCAGCAGACAACCAGACAGCAGTAGATATCAACGTTGTACAGGGTGAGCGTCAGTTTGCGAAGGACAACAAATCCCTTGGACAGTTCCGTCTGGATGGAATCCCGCCAGCACGTCGTGGTGTTCCGCAGATCGAAGTTACATTTGATATCGATGCCAACGGTATTGTAAATGTTTCTGCAAAAGACCTTGGAACAGGTAAAGAACAGCACATCACAATCACAGCTGGTTCCAATATGTCTGATTCTGAAATCGACAAAGCAGTTAAAGAAGCTGCTGAGTTCGAAGCTCAGGATAAGAAACGTAAAGAGGGAATCGACACAAGAAACAATGCAGACTCTATGGTATTCCAGGTTGAGAATGCACTGAAAGAAGCTGGCGATAAGATTGATGCAAACGATAAAGCTGCAGTTGAAACAGATCTGAATGCACTGAAAGATCTCCTTGCTCAGACAGCAAATGCAGAAATGACAGATGCACAGATCGCTGATATCAAAGCTGCTCAGGAAAAGATGATGGAAAGTGCTCAGAAACTTTTCGCAAAAATGTATGAGCAGACACAGCAGGCAGGCGGTCAGGCTGGACCGAATCCGGGAGCTGGTGCTGGTGCAGGTGCTGCACAGGGCGGCAACGAAGCTGGATACGGTGATGATGTCGTAGACGCTGATTACAAGGAAGTATAA